The following coding sequences are from one Granulicella arctica window:
- a CDS encoding phosphorylase codes for MNGTIAIIAALPGELKPLVSPPRGERWQRLKAGKGTVLWERRHARGRWIAGCSGMGGSRAVIALREMERYAKFDAICSIGWAGALDPTISAASVWHVARVIDTQTGERFSTAEANGHTDTWPVLATTDRVADATEKARLAASYGARLVDMESATLARIAQGRGIPFYCLKAVSDDADAKLPDLNPFIMTNGQMRLMPFLAHVAMRPNSWRGLVKLGKYSAMSARHLAEAIRIWLDSNTLEPVTHEERD; via the coding sequence ATGAACGGAACGATTGCGATCATCGCGGCGCTTCCGGGCGAGTTGAAGCCACTCGTGTCCCCTCCACGGGGCGAGCGATGGCAACGACTGAAGGCAGGCAAAGGAACGGTATTGTGGGAGCGGCGGCACGCCAGGGGGCGCTGGATCGCCGGCTGTTCAGGTATGGGAGGGAGCCGTGCCGTGATCGCACTCCGCGAGATGGAACGCTACGCGAAGTTCGATGCGATCTGCTCGATTGGATGGGCGGGTGCGCTGGACCCGACGATCAGTGCCGCCTCGGTCTGGCACGTCGCTCGCGTGATCGATACGCAGACAGGGGAGCGATTCTCCACGGCAGAGGCGAACGGACACACCGATACATGGCCGGTACTAGCGACGACAGACCGCGTGGCGGATGCTACCGAGAAAGCACGCCTGGCAGCGAGTTACGGTGCACGCCTTGTAGATATGGAGTCAGCGACACTGGCCCGTATCGCGCAGGGACGGGGAATACCGTTCTATTGCCTCAAGGCGGTCTCTGACGATGCAGACGCAAAGCTGCCGGACCTCAATCCCTTTATCATGACGAATGGGCAGATGCGGCTCATGCCATTTCTGGCGCATGTGGCGATGAGACCGAACTCGTGGCGGGGCTTGGTAAAGCTGGGAAAGTACAGCGCGATGTCGGCAAGGCACCTGGCAGAGGCAATCAGAATCTGGCTCGATAGCAACACTTTAGAGCCTGTAACACACGAGGAGAGAGACTGA
- a CDS encoding zinc-dependent dehydrogenase, whose amino-acid sequence MGERVPETMRAAVYRGINDVRVETIPVPKIGPGEVLMKIHTCGICGTDLKKIHSGSHSAPRVFGHEMSGTIAAIGEDVTGFAIGDRVMAYHHIPCGNCYYCRKQTFAQCEEYKKVGCTAGFEPSGGGFAEYIRVMDWIVRGGLVKIPDGIPFEQAAFIEPTNTCYKAIEMLKLQPDETVLVIGQGPIGILLAALARRTGATVLTSDLYPERHAVAAKFGLEHPLDAAGDVVAAAKVATEGRGADVALLAVGGNALIQIAMAAVRPGGRVMLFAATQHGEAPFDPAAVCMDEKTLMGSYSSSLAVNDEVAQLIFDGYANGFDLTQLISHRFSLEQAVEAIELASNPQPGSMKIVIQPGL is encoded by the coding sequence ATGGGAGAAAGAGTGCCTGAGACGATGCGCGCTGCTGTTTACCGCGGTATCAACGATGTTCGCGTAGAGACGATTCCGGTTCCAAAAATCGGCCCCGGCGAAGTGTTGATGAAGATCCACACCTGCGGCATCTGCGGAACCGACCTGAAGAAAATCCATTCCGGCTCCCACTCTGCACCCCGCGTCTTCGGGCATGAGATGTCCGGAACGATTGCAGCGATCGGCGAAGATGTCACCGGCTTCGCCATCGGTGATCGCGTAATGGCGTATCACCATATTCCCTGTGGCAACTGCTACTACTGCCGCAAGCAAACCTTCGCTCAGTGCGAGGAGTACAAAAAAGTCGGCTGCACCGCAGGCTTTGAACCCTCAGGCGGTGGCTTCGCCGAGTACATCCGCGTGATGGACTGGATCGTGCGCGGTGGTCTCGTCAAAATCCCTGATGGAATTCCGTTCGAGCAGGCAGCCTTTATCGAGCCGACGAACACCTGCTACAAGGCGATCGAGATGCTCAAGCTCCAGCCGGATGAGACGGTGCTAGTCATCGGACAAGGACCGATCGGCATTCTCCTGGCAGCTCTCGCCCGCAGGACTGGAGCCACGGTGCTCACGAGCGACCTGTACCCCGAGCGCCACGCAGTCGCGGCCAAGTTCGGGCTGGAGCATCCACTCGATGCCGCAGGCGATGTCGTTGCCGCAGCAAAGGTAGCGACTGAAGGACGCGGAGCTGATGTAGCTCTACTAGCGGTTGGAGGCAACGCACTGATCCAGATCGCGATGGCTGCGGTTCGCCCTGGCGGTCGTGTGATGCTCTTTGCCGCAACCCAGCATGGAGAGGCCCCTTTCGATCCAGCCGCTGTCTGCATGGATGAAAAGACCTTGATGGGCTCCTACAGCTCCTCACTCGCCGTCAACGACGAGGTAGCGCAGTTGATCTTCGACGGCTATGCCAACGGATTCGATCTGACACAACTCATCTCGCACCGTTTTTCGCTGGAGCAAGCAGTAGAGGCGATCGAACTAGCATCCAATCCGCAGCCAGGGTCGATGAAGATCGTCATTCAGCCAGGGCTTTAG
- a CDS encoding M20/M25/M40 family metallo-hydrolase, with amino-acid sequence MAIDPLSLTRQLVDIESTTYHEGLAGAFLYEFLSEQRYAVERQPVPQPPPTTPGAGNGERFNVYAALPDVTPDVVLSTHMDTVPPFFGCTEDDEFLYGRGTCDAKGIIATQIAAADRLRESGIKVGLLFVVGEERDSAGAQVANTMPKGSRFLINGEPTDNRLALATKGALRVELRANGRMAHSAYPELGESAIDKLLEALHDVMALPLPIEPEIGPSTLNVGLIQGGRAPNVIADKAEAHLLIRTVGPSEEVKQAILKAVGDRAEVTFSLDLSYIRMRKIGNLPTMVAKFATDIPTLTNWGEPFLLGPGSIHVAHTPNERIAKKELLECVDLYIDLATSLVS; translated from the coding sequence ATGGCTATCGACCCTCTCTCTCTTACCCGTCAGCTCGTCGACATTGAATCCACTACCTATCACGAAGGCCTGGCAGGAGCATTCCTGTATGAATTTCTCAGCGAGCAGCGTTACGCCGTCGAGCGTCAGCCCGTCCCGCAACCGCCTCCCACCACTCCCGGAGCAGGCAACGGAGAGCGCTTCAACGTCTACGCCGCACTACCCGACGTCACGCCAGACGTCGTCCTCTCGACCCACATGGACACCGTCCCACCCTTCTTCGGCTGCACCGAGGATGACGAGTTCCTCTACGGCCGCGGAACCTGCGATGCGAAGGGCATCATCGCCACCCAAATCGCCGCGGCAGATCGCCTCCGCGAGTCAGGGATCAAGGTAGGACTGCTCTTCGTCGTAGGCGAAGAGCGAGACTCCGCCGGTGCGCAAGTCGCAAACACCATGCCCAAGGGCTCTCGCTTCCTCATCAACGGAGAGCCAACGGACAACCGCCTCGCGCTCGCAACCAAAGGCGCACTCCGCGTCGAACTCCGGGCAAACGGCCGCATGGCGCACTCTGCCTACCCAGAGCTGGGCGAGTCCGCAATCGACAAGCTCCTCGAAGCCCTGCACGACGTCATGGCCCTCCCCCTGCCCATCGAGCCGGAGATCGGCCCATCCACCCTCAACGTCGGCCTCATCCAGGGCGGCCGCGCACCCAACGTCATCGCCGACAAAGCCGAAGCGCATCTGCTCATCCGCACCGTTGGCCCCTCCGAAGAGGTCAAACAAGCCATACTCAAGGCAGTAGGCGACCGCGCCGAGGTCACCTTCTCGCTCGACCTGAGCTACATACGTATGCGCAAGATCGGCAATCTACCGACAATGGTCGCGAAGTTCGCCACCGACATCCCCACCCTCACAAACTGGGGCGAGCCCTTTCTCCTAGGCCCCGGCAGCATCCACGTAGCCCACACCCCAAACGAGCGCATCGCTAAAAAAGAATTGCTAGAATGCGTCGATCTCTACATCGATCTCGCAACCAGCCTCGTAAGCTAG
- a CDS encoding alpha/beta hydrolase, translating into MVGKIGDSQVDEIFVQVNGMRVHLQRSGDGPPLLLLHGLVGSARNWQQNISFLSQHATVYAVDLFNMGESERVIGLDAGLEATADGLAALLDALDLPHADVAGHSHGGAVAMMLAARHPQRVRKLILFAPANPFCDFGHQLIRFYQTRFGRWFATLIPILPRSLKATALSRMYGDPSRVVEGTLDGYINGLQTPGTIDHILRILQSWFDDMVTLRSALAELAEKPTLLIWGDRDHTVGLNSAHRLQQIMMRSKLMVIPGVGHIPFAEMPDECNRAMREWLVEPRPVARLTRRHHAA; encoded by the coding sequence GTGGTGGGTAAAATCGGTGACAGTCAGGTGGACGAGATCTTCGTCCAGGTGAACGGGATGCGTGTTCATCTCCAGCGGTCGGGCGATGGTCCTCCGTTGCTGCTGCTCCACGGCCTCGTCGGCTCCGCCCGCAACTGGCAGCAGAACATCAGCTTCCTCTCGCAACACGCCACGGTATACGCAGTCGATCTCTTCAATATGGGAGAATCCGAGCGAGTCATCGGGCTTGACGCAGGGCTGGAAGCCACAGCCGACGGCCTAGCTGCTCTGTTGGACGCCCTTGATCTTCCCCATGCCGATGTTGCTGGACACTCTCACGGAGGCGCAGTAGCCATGATGCTGGCCGCACGGCACCCACAACGTGTCCGCAAACTGATCCTCTTCGCTCCGGCAAACCCCTTCTGCGACTTCGGGCACCAGCTCATCCGTTTCTATCAGACGCGCTTCGGTCGCTGGTTTGCCACGCTTATACCTATCCTGCCGCGCAGCCTCAAGGCCACCGCTCTCAGCCGGATGTACGGCGACCCCTCACGCGTGGTCGAAGGAACTCTCGATGGCTACATCAACGGCCTACAGACCCCCGGCACGATTGATCACATCCTGCGCATCCTACAGAGCTGGTTTGACGACATGGTCACGCTCCGCTCGGCCCTTGCAGAACTCGCCGAAAAGCCGACACTGCTGATCTGGGGTGACCGCGACCATACCGTAGGGCTCAACTCGGCACATCGCTTGCAGCAGATCATGATGCGCTCGAAGCTGATGGTCATTCCCGGTGTCGGACACATCCCCTTCGCAGAGATGCCGGACGAGTGCAATCGTGCCATGCGCGAGTGGCTCGTCGAGCCACGGCCCGTAGCCCGGCTGACACGCCGCCACCACGCTGCCTGA
- a CDS encoding ATP-binding protein codes for MKNAFQTRILAIGLALATLAVCLLAGFNIAQENTIDTPTDGIWWVEAQGGLRAERVPADTPGSRAGIRAGDILESVNDHPTLRLDPLVRAIFRTGSWGRASYSIVRPIVTPQGTLFTPKLDFNVILEPADRSNHQVTRLIALVYLLIGLYVLFRRWTAPKSTHFFVFCLVSFVLYAFRYTGVFDTFDWCIYWSNIVATAIQPALFLHFAVSFSDNFANRRRNLTRRRALVVFLYAPGLILIAVQATAIKLWSATEILKHRLDQTAYAYLALYYVLAAIVFLFRYRSAESPLERQQLKWLTRGTLLAVVPFTVFYVLPFVFDMAVPALVTKFAGLSLVFLPLTFSWAIVRYRLMDVDLIFKRGVTYTLATAAVVGLYFAIVAFSAELVHTRLKDLGVWGLLGAIVIACLIFDPVKRAIQGRLDRIFDQKRFDYRETLVEFGRGINSQTDLRALLDSIVERLPQTLLVTRVAVFLAEEADGQRRSRSFHLAASHGLTNLPAAELQALDVRFLDFDAPDANNHIFLENPQQVLRLPEDQRKTAGKLDLNYYLPCRVANREGSGTRTVAVIGLGRTDDGDFLSSEDMELLESLAGYIGIAIQNAQLYQRLESKISEFERLKEFHENIVESINIGVFAVDLEDRIESWNAPMEEMYAKPRREALHHPLSEVFPPEFIEQFNNVRHEDGTHTLYKFRLALPSGDFRIANIAIAPLVTRDLIAVGRIVLVDDITDRIQLEVQLTQAEKLSSIGLLAAGVAHEVNTPLAVISSYTQMLSKHMRDDQRLAPILEKITQQTFRASEIVNGLLNFSRTSGSEFTSIDLNQLLHDTETLLEHQFKTAQIHVETHFDPALAFIKGNQGKLQQVILNLMLNAKDAMHGKPNATLKIATESGPGFVFVIIQDSGNGIEKEHLNRIYDPFFTTKATPQEGQRKGTGLGLAVTYGIMQEHAGKIQVESEVGAGTTFRLEFPSATTLTTREETARPDAASASSVENTRSTIHA; via the coding sequence ATGAAAAACGCCTTCCAAACTCGTATTCTCGCTATCGGACTCGCACTTGCGACCCTGGCGGTGTGCCTGTTGGCGGGTTTCAACATTGCGCAGGAGAACACCATCGACACCCCGACGGACGGGATCTGGTGGGTTGAAGCGCAGGGCGGCCTGCGGGCTGAGCGGGTGCCTGCCGATACGCCGGGAAGCCGCGCGGGAATCCGGGCCGGGGATATTCTTGAGTCGGTCAACGACCATCCCACACTGCGGCTTGATCCGCTTGTGCGTGCGATCTTCCGTACGGGGAGCTGGGGGCGAGCGAGCTACTCGATTGTCAGACCAATCGTGACCCCGCAAGGCACTCTCTTTACTCCGAAGCTGGACTTCAACGTGATTCTTGAGCCAGCGGACCGGAGCAACCATCAGGTTACCCGCTTGATTGCCCTGGTCTACCTGTTGATCGGGCTTTATGTGCTCTTCCGGCGTTGGACTGCTCCAAAATCCACACATTTCTTTGTCTTCTGCCTAGTCTCGTTCGTTCTGTATGCCTTCCGATATACGGGCGTCTTCGACACATTCGACTGGTGTATTTACTGGTCGAACATCGTTGCGACTGCGATTCAGCCAGCTCTTTTCCTCCATTTTGCGGTTAGTTTTTCGGACAACTTTGCCAATCGTCGTCGCAATCTCACGCGCCGCCGTGCCCTGGTCGTTTTTCTCTATGCTCCCGGATTGATTCTGATCGCGGTCCAGGCGACTGCGATCAAGCTCTGGTCGGCGACGGAGATTCTCAAACATCGCCTTGACCAGACTGCGTATGCCTATCTAGCTCTTTACTATGTGCTGGCGGCGATTGTCTTCCTGTTTCGATATCGCTCGGCGGAGTCGCCGCTTGAGCGGCAGCAGCTTAAGTGGCTGACACGGGGAACGCTTCTTGCAGTAGTTCCCTTCACGGTCTTCTATGTTCTGCCTTTTGTCTTCGACATGGCGGTTCCGGCTCTGGTCACGAAGTTTGCGGGACTGTCTCTGGTCTTCCTTCCGCTGACCTTCAGTTGGGCTATCGTCCGCTATCGGTTGATGGACGTTGATCTGATCTTCAAGCGCGGTGTGACCTACACGCTGGCGACTGCGGCTGTTGTTGGCCTCTACTTTGCCATCGTCGCCTTTAGCGCTGAGCTCGTGCACACCCGTCTCAAAGATCTCGGCGTTTGGGGCCTGCTTGGCGCGATCGTGATCGCTTGCCTCATCTTCGATCCTGTTAAGAGGGCTATTCAAGGCCGGCTCGATCGCATCTTCGATCAGAAACGCTTCGACTATCGCGAGACTTTGGTCGAGTTCGGCCGCGGTATTAACTCACAGACAGACTTGCGTGCTCTGCTCGATTCCATCGTCGAGCGGCTCCCTCAGACGTTGCTGGTTACGCGTGTAGCTGTGTTTCTTGCCGAGGAGGCTGATGGTCAAAGACGCAGTCGAAGCTTTCATCTTGCAGCCTCTCATGGCCTGACGAACTTACCAGCGGCAGAGTTGCAGGCGCTGGATGTGCGCTTTCTCGACTTCGATGCGCCGGACGCGAACAACCATATCTTCCTTGAGAATCCTCAACAGGTGCTGCGCCTGCCCGAGGATCAGCGCAAGACAGCCGGCAAGTTGGACCTGAATTATTACCTTCCCTGTCGGGTCGCCAACCGTGAGGGCAGCGGGACGAGGACGGTGGCAGTGATCGGTCTTGGGCGTACGGATGATGGCGATTTTCTCTCCAGTGAAGATATGGAGCTGCTGGAGTCGCTTGCAGGATACATCGGCATCGCTATCCAAAATGCGCAACTGTATCAGCGGCTGGAGTCGAAGATCAGCGAGTTCGAACGACTGAAGGAGTTTCACGAGAACATCGTTGAGTCCATCAACATCGGTGTCTTCGCTGTCGATCTTGAAGACCGCATCGAGAGCTGGAATGCTCCGATGGAGGAGATGTACGCGAAGCCTCGCCGGGAGGCCCTGCATCATCCACTCTCGGAGGTGTTTCCTCCGGAGTTTATCGAGCAGTTCAACAATGTTCGACATGAAGACGGTACGCATACGCTCTACAAGTTTCGCCTTGCGCTGCCGAGCGGCGATTTTCGCATTGCCAATATCGCCATTGCGCCGCTGGTTACGCGCGACCTGATCGCTGTCGGCCGGATTGTCCTTGTCGATGACATTACGGATCGTATTCAACTCGAGGTGCAGCTTACGCAGGCGGAGAAGCTCTCCTCGATTGGTCTGTTGGCTGCGGGAGTGGCGCATGAGGTCAATACACCGCTTGCCGTTATCTCCAGCTATACACAGATGCTGTCCAAGCACATGCGAGATGACCAGCGTTTGGCGCCGATCCTTGAGAAGATTACGCAGCAGACGTTTCGTGCGTCCGAGATCGTCAATGGGCTGCTCAACTTCTCAAGGACCAGCGGAAGCGAGTTCACCAGCATCGACTTGAACCAGTTGCTTCACGATACGGAGACCTTGCTGGAGCACCAGTTCAAGACAGCGCAGATCCATGTGGAGACGCACTTCGATCCTGCGCTTGCGTTCATCAAGGGCAATCAGGGCAAGCTGCAACAGGTCATCCTGAACCTGATGTTGAACGCCAAGGATGCGATGCATGGGAAGCCGAATGCGACACTGAAGATCGCCACGGAAAGTGGCCCAGGGTTTGTCTTTGTCATCATTCAAGACTCCGGCAATGGTATCGAAAAAGAGCACCTGAACCGCATCTACGACCCCTTCTTTACGACCAAGGCCACACCGCAAGAGGGGCAGCGTAAAGGGACCGGCCTCGGTCTCGCGGTCACTTACGGGATCATGCAAGAGCATGCCGGAAAGATTCAGGTCGAGAGCGAAGTTGGAGCAGGCACAACCTTCCGATTGGAGTTTCCTTCTGCCACCACACTTACCACGCGCGAAGAGACGGCACGTCCCGATGCTGCAAGCGCTTCATCTGTAGAAAATACGAGGTCCACGATCCATGCTTGA
- a CDS encoding alpha/beta family hydrolase, translating to MTLPNGTPSQIRSIDNLYGPDGKLEAVLNTGRDDAPYSALVCHPYPPAGGTMHNKVVYNAMKVFSSLGLPVLRFNFRGTGLSEGVFDNGHGEQNDVRAALSWLEHNLKRPILFAGFSFGSHVGLRACCGDVRVKGLIGLGLPVHADGRDYTYGFLPKCIEPKLFLSGDHDPFGSRAAVEAVLEQAPAPKQMVWVEGADHFFQGVPGSPAPKLDVMRREMDMWLRSEFGLS from the coding sequence ATGACGTTGCCAAATGGGACTCCCTCGCAGATTCGCTCTATCGACAACCTGTATGGCCCGGACGGCAAGCTTGAGGCCGTGCTCAACACGGGTCGCGACGACGCGCCGTACTCGGCGCTGGTGTGCCACCCTTATCCGCCGGCTGGTGGGACCATGCATAACAAAGTCGTCTATAACGCGATGAAGGTTTTTTCATCCTTAGGATTGCCGGTACTTCGGTTCAATTTCCGCGGTACAGGGTTGAGCGAGGGCGTCTTCGACAACGGACATGGGGAGCAGAACGATGTCCGTGCTGCTCTAAGCTGGCTTGAGCATAATTTGAAGCGCCCGATTTTGTTTGCGGGGTTTTCTTTCGGCTCACATGTTGGTCTGCGGGCTTGCTGTGGTGATGTACGGGTCAAGGGGCTGATTGGCCTGGGGCTGCCTGTTCATGCGGACGGGCGCGATTACACTTACGGTTTTCTGCCGAAGTGCATTGAGCCGAAGCTCTTTCTGAGTGGCGATCATGACCCGTTCGGTTCACGCGCGGCGGTGGAAGCAGTCCTTGAACAGGCACCGGCTCCCAAGCAGATGGTTTGGGTCGAAGGTGCGGATCATTTTTTTCAGGGTGTGCCGGGTTCGCCTGCGCCCAAGCTGGACGTTATGCGTCGTGAGATGGATATGTGGCTGCGGAGTGAGTTTGGTTTGAGCTAG
- a CDS encoding sigma-54-dependent transcriptional regulator — MLESTEAEPVEAPKLSASRTLRDSTGAHILIIDDEAAIRESLDTLLTLEGFEISMAVDGASGIDLLSRNHYDLLLLDLALPGESGIDLLPRIKEIQPELPVIMITAYGTVGNVVDAIRAGAENFTQKPWDNEKLLADIRVAISRHRAEEEVIQLKRTLKQRYNFENIVGKSEPMLRMFDLIGQVAPSRSTVLIQGESGTGKELIAKALHSHSPRRDKPFVPVNTGAVPSELLESTLFGHVKGAFTSAVSSKKGLFEVANGGTLFLDEIGTMGMDMQAKILRVLQDRRFMHLGGTSEIQVDVRIIAATNVNLQQAVRDGRFREDLFYRLNVICLELPPLRARREDIPLLAAHFLKFYAEENGMEPRTLAPDALRVLMDYEWPGNVRELENSMERGVVLSTSKTITADLLPSQLTGSTYSASILDHRPDASLFDLMEEIERRIIADRLERCHWNQTEAAEYFKIPLSTLNQKIKRLNVEIKKRGLRD; from the coding sequence ATGCTTGAGAGCACCGAAGCTGAACCAGTTGAAGCCCCCAAGCTATCGGCCTCCCGTACGCTGCGTGACTCCACCGGCGCACATATTTTAATTATTGATGACGAAGCGGCTATTCGGGAGTCGCTCGATACGCTTCTTACGCTTGAAGGCTTTGAGATTTCAATGGCTGTCGATGGCGCGTCCGGCATCGATCTGCTTTCGCGGAATCATTATGATCTCCTGCTGCTTGATCTTGCGCTGCCAGGCGAGAGCGGCATCGATCTGCTCCCTCGCATCAAGGAGATCCAGCCGGAGCTCCCCGTCATCATGATTACGGCGTACGGGACGGTCGGCAATGTCGTTGATGCAATCCGCGCCGGGGCGGAGAACTTCACGCAGAAGCCGTGGGATAACGAAAAATTGCTGGCCGATATCCGTGTGGCCATCTCACGTCATCGTGCTGAAGAAGAGGTTATTCAGCTTAAACGAACGCTGAAGCAGCGCTATAACTTTGAAAATATTGTAGGCAAGAGTGAGCCGATGCTTCGTATGTTCGACCTGATCGGACAGGTTGCTCCCAGCCGTTCCACGGTGCTCATTCAGGGTGAGAGCGGTACGGGCAAAGAGCTGATTGCCAAGGCTCTGCATTCGCATTCGCCTCGCCGCGATAAACCCTTTGTTCCGGTCAATACCGGCGCGGTGCCTTCCGAGCTGCTCGAATCAACGCTCTTTGGCCACGTGAAGGGTGCGTTTACTTCGGCGGTCAGCTCCAAGAAGGGGCTGTTCGAGGTTGCAAACGGAGGCACACTTTTCCTGGACGAGATCGGCACGATGGGGATGGACATGCAGGCGAAGATCCTGCGCGTGTTGCAGGACCGCCGCTTCATGCACCTCGGTGGGACCTCTGAGATTCAGGTGGACGTCCGCATCATCGCTGCGACCAATGTCAATCTTCAGCAGGCCGTTCGCGATGGCCGCTTCCGCGAAGACCTCTTCTATCGTCTCAATGTGATTTGTCTGGAGCTTCCACCGCTGCGTGCGCGTCGCGAGGACATTCCTCTGCTGGCTGCGCACTTTCTGAAGTTCTATGCCGAAGAGAATGGCATGGAGCCGCGCACGCTTGCCCCTGATGCGCTGCGCGTCCTGATGGATTATGAGTGGCCTGGAAACGTCCGCGAGCTTGAGAACTCGATGGAGCGCGGCGTCGTCCTCTCGACCTCGAAGACTATCACCGCCGATCTGCTGCCTTCGCAGCTTACGGGTAGCACCTACTCGGCGAGCATCCTTGACCATCGGCCTGATGCGAGCCTCTTTGATCTGATGGAAGAGATTGAACGACGCATCATCGCCGACCGCCTAGAGCGCTGCCACTGGAACCAGACTGAGGCGGCGGAGTACTTCAAGATTCCTCTGTCTACCCTTAACCAGAAGATTAAGCGCCTTAACGTCGAGATCAAAAAGCGTGGGCTTCGGGATTAG